One stretch of Halobaculum marinum DNA includes these proteins:
- a CDS encoding S49 family peptidase codes for MVDPVVGPTRSGILRRLRSSYVVFVALGVVLGALVAPFAYDAATATGGTVAVVPVEGAIDGESAAGVAAMLREARQNPSVDAVVIVTNSGGGGAAASEELYLQAKRTAAAKPLVASVDSTAASGAYYTIAPADAIYVKPASVVGSVGVVATLPQDLEPNDVVGTTGPNKLSGADQREFLYVLESLHRAFVGAVIAQRGDALQISRAELEQARVYSGGQAVAVGLADEIGGREAAIRDAANRAGLDSYNVRVLRPDNGTVRFVSRANYVASDAPNRALLPPSYLLGDGTGGPVFLMLAPMYAGAGEPAAVEAREVDLAPSNATGGDSPANAPPGDPETTNGSETATDPGPSDDLAAATEVTDGAR; via the coding sequence ATGGTCGATCCAGTCGTGGGACCAACACGTTCGGGGATCCTCCGTCGGCTGCGCAGTTCGTACGTCGTGTTCGTCGCGCTCGGGGTCGTGCTCGGGGCGCTCGTGGCGCCGTTCGCGTACGACGCGGCGACCGCCACGGGCGGGACGGTCGCCGTCGTCCCGGTCGAGGGAGCCATCGACGGCGAGTCGGCGGCGGGCGTCGCCGCCATGCTGCGCGAGGCGCGCCAGAACCCGTCCGTCGACGCGGTGGTGATCGTCACGAACAGCGGTGGCGGCGGCGCGGCCGCCAGCGAGGAACTGTACCTCCAGGCGAAGCGGACGGCGGCGGCGAAGCCGCTGGTCGCCAGCGTCGACTCGACCGCCGCCTCCGGCGCCTACTACACGATCGCACCGGCGGACGCCATCTACGTCAAGCCGGCCAGCGTCGTCGGCAGCGTCGGCGTCGTCGCGACGCTGCCACAGGATCTGGAGCCGAACGACGTCGTCGGGACGACCGGGCCGAACAAGCTCTCGGGTGCCGACCAGCGGGAGTTCCTCTACGTGCTGGAGTCGCTCCACCGGGCGTTCGTCGGTGCCGTCATCGCCCAGCGAGGCGACGCGCTCCAGATCTCTCGTGCTGAACTCGAACAGGCGCGGGTGTACTCCGGCGGGCAGGCAGTCGCGGTCGGACTCGCAGACGAGATCGGTGGCCGCGAGGCCGCGATCCGCGATGCCGCCAACCGCGCCGGACTCGACAGCTACAACGTGCGGGTGTTGCGCCCGGACAACGGCACCGTCCGGTTCGTCTCGCGGGCGAACTACGTCGCCAGCGACGCGCCGAACCGGGCGCTGCTCCCCCCGTCGTACCTGCTCGGCGACGGCACCGGCGGCCCGGTGTTCCTCATGCTCGCGCCGATGTACGCCGGCGCGGGCGAACCCGCGGCGGTCGAGGCTCGGGAGGTCGACCTGGCTCCGTCGAACGCGACCGGCGGAGACTCCCCCGCGAACGCTCCCCCGGGGGACCCCGAGACGACGAACGGGTCCGAGACCGCGACCGACCCCGGTCCCAGCGACGACCTCGCCGCGGCGACGGAGGTGACCGATGGCGCTCGGTGA
- a CDS encoding dipeptide epimerase produces MPSLTTSFERVSLPLEHEFTISRGSTSAAENVVVRIEDEGGMVGVGAAAPSSHYGEMAATVEAVLPDLLAEVEAVGDPHALAEIEARMGHVVADNPAARCSVSIALHDLAAKRLGVPLHRLWGLDPTDTPDTSFTIGIDDTDVMREKTAAAVEAGYSTLKLKLGTDRDRAVVEAVREEAPDATLRVDANEAWTPRETARKSEWLADLGVEFIEQPLPATDPAGLKDAYERSVLPIAADESCVTLADIPQIADRCDIANLKLMKCGGLLEAKRMVHTARAHGLEVMLGCMVESNAAIAAGCQLAPLLDYADLDGSLLLAEDADPFDGVPMPDGQIDLAAADRPGTGAVER; encoded by the coding sequence ATGCCGTCGCTCACGACCTCGTTCGAGCGCGTGTCGCTCCCGCTGGAACACGAGTTCACCATCTCCCGCGGCTCCACCTCGGCCGCCGAGAACGTCGTCGTCCGCATCGAGGACGAGGGCGGCATGGTCGGCGTCGGCGCCGCAGCCCCCTCCAGCCACTACGGCGAGATGGCGGCGACCGTCGAGGCGGTGCTCCCGGACCTGCTCGCCGAGGTGGAGGCCGTCGGCGACCCGCACGCGCTCGCCGAGATCGAAGCGCGGATGGGCCACGTGGTCGCCGACAACCCCGCTGCGCGCTGTAGTGTCTCCATCGCGCTCCACGATCTGGCCGCCAAGCGCCTCGGTGTCCCGCTGCACCGCCTGTGGGGGCTGGACCCGACCGACACGCCGGACACGTCGTTCACCATCGGCATCGACGACACCGACGTGATGCGCGAGAAGACCGCCGCCGCGGTCGAGGCTGGCTACTCGACGCTGAAGCTGAAACTCGGCACCGACCGCGACCGCGCGGTCGTCGAGGCGGTGCGCGAGGAGGCGCCCGACGCGACGCTCCGTGTCGACGCGAACGAGGCGTGGACCCCGCGCGAGACCGCCCGCAAGAGCGAGTGGCTGGCGGATCTGGGCGTCGAGTTCATCGAGCAACCGCTGCCGGCGACCGACCCCGCGGGGCTGAAGGACGCCTACGAGCGGTCGGTGCTCCCCATCGCCGCCGACGAGTCGTGCGTCACGCTCGCGGACATCCCACAGATCGCCGACCGCTGCGACATCGCGAACCTGAAGCTGATGAAGTGTGGCGGCCTGTTGGAGGCGAAACGGATGGTCCACACAGCCCGCGCGCACGGGCTGGAGGTGATGCTGGGCTGTATGGTCGAGTCGAACGCCGCCATCGCCGCCGGCTGTCAGTTGGCGCCCCTCCTCGACTACGCGGATCTGGACGGGAGCCTGCTGTTGGCCGAGGACGCCGACCCGTTCGACGGCGTGCCGATGCCGGACGGACAGATAGACCTCGCGGCGGCCGACCGACCGGGGACGGGCGCGGTCGAGCGGTGA
- a CDS encoding amidohydrolase, with protein MSLREIRRDLHRHPEEGWTEFRTTALVAAELDDRDFTLHLGADAVAVEDRLGVPSDDEVAAAVDRARREGAPGAYLDRMDGVTGLVATKRYGDGSGPVVGVRVDVDALARQEATDDEHRPAREGFGSAHPGEMHACGHDGHTAIGVGVARALDESGGFDGTLKLFFQPAEEGGRGGYPMSRTAHLDDVDHLLAVHLGLGEETGTVVAGYDRPLSNAKLDARFVGEPAHAGVAPNEGRNAMQALATAVSNLYAIPRHADGRTRVNVGMVAADNAQNVVSEDAQMRVEVRGETAPLNEYMLDRARQVLDAAADMHGCEVETSLYGKTTTFETDDEMVAAVRHAAEAAEGVTTVRDRLPFGGSEDASYLIRRVQEAGGTATYVGVGASNPAGHHTAYFDIDEASLAIAVDVLAGTVRTL; from the coding sequence ATGAGTCTCCGCGAGATCCGTCGCGACCTCCACCGACACCCGGAGGAGGGGTGGACGGAGTTCCGGACGACCGCGCTCGTGGCGGCCGAACTCGACGACCGAGACTTCACCCTCCACCTCGGCGCCGACGCGGTCGCGGTCGAAGACCGTCTCGGCGTCCCGAGCGACGACGAGGTCGCGGCGGCGGTCGACCGCGCCCGACGAGAGGGCGCACCGGGGGCGTACCTCGACCGCATGGACGGCGTGACGGGACTGGTGGCGACGAAGCGCTACGGCGACGGCTCCGGTCCGGTCGTCGGCGTCCGCGTCGACGTGGACGCGCTGGCCCGACAGGAGGCGACCGACGACGAGCACCGCCCCGCGCGCGAGGGCTTCGGCTCGGCCCACCCCGGCGAGATGCACGCCTGCGGCCACGACGGGCACACCGCCATCGGCGTCGGCGTCGCCCGCGCGCTCGACGAGTCGGGCGGGTTCGACGGGACGCTCAAACTGTTCTTCCAACCCGCCGAGGAGGGCGGCCGCGGCGGCTACCCGATGAGTCGGACCGCCCACCTCGACGACGTGGACCACTTGCTGGCGGTCCACCTCGGCCTCGGTGAGGAGACTGGCACGGTCGTCGCCGGCTACGACCGGCCGCTGTCGAACGCGAAACTCGACGCGCGGTTCGTCGGCGAACCGGCCCACGCAGGCGTCGCGCCCAACGAGGGACGGAACGCGATGCAGGCGCTCGCGACCGCCGTGAGCAACCTGTACGCCATCCCGCGCCACGCCGACGGGCGGACGCGGGTGAACGTCGGCATGGTCGCCGCCGACAACGCCCAGAACGTCGTCAGCGAGGACGCTCAGATGCGCGTCGAGGTGCGGGGTGAGACGGCCCCGCTCAACGAGTATATGCTCGACCGGGCGCGGCAGGTACTCGACGCCGCGGCCGACATGCACGGCTGCGAAGTCGAGACCTCGCTGTACGGGAAGACGACGACGTTCGAGACCGACGACGAGATGGTCGCGGCCGTCCGGCACGCCGCCGAGGCTGCCGAGGGCGTCACGACCGTCCGCGACCGACTGCCGTTCGGCGGGAGCGAGGACGCCTCCTACCTGATCCGACGGGTGCAGGAGGCGGGCGGCACCGCGACGTACGTCGGCGTCGGCGCGTCGAACCCCGCGGGCCACCACACCGCCTACTTCGACATCGACGAGGCGTCACTGGCCATCGCCGTCGACGTGCTCGCCGGGACGGTTCGGACGCTGTAG
- a CDS encoding anthranilate phosphoribosyltransferase codes for MAKATTDETSEFGEWPLKRLMTEVCGSGPKSADDMTPAQATEAMRRIFAGEPDDTTLGAFWLANRWKRNNPEELAAYVDEMCSRVEYAEPDCDPVDCGANYDGKGETAILGAAAGIVAAGAGTPVVVHSGDRVPTQKQDAYKHVLDELGIATELTPRDSAEMVDDTGFGFYYQPAFNPAVHDLWERRDMMGVRTFVNTIETLANPAGASTHLGSFYHLAFAKKIVDTFVESEFHDLDRVIMFQGMEGYDDIRPGYTKVAEWTAGDGGSEGDSFTDFEIETPEYGMDFEEADLEVDDVAVDSATLTEEIVSGERDDHWTDAVALNAAFRIYAGGDADSLDEGLEQARAAIDDGSAAAVLEDLRNF; via the coding sequence ATGGCGAAGGCGACCACCGACGAGACGAGCGAGTTCGGCGAGTGGCCACTCAAGCGGCTCATGACCGAGGTCTGCGGCTCCGGCCCCAAGTCCGCGGACGACATGACGCCCGCGCAGGCGACCGAGGCCATGCGACGGATCTTCGCCGGCGAACCCGACGACACGACGCTCGGGGCGTTCTGGCTGGCGAACCGCTGGAAGCGCAACAACCCCGAGGAGCTGGCGGCGTACGTCGACGAGATGTGCTCGCGCGTCGAGTACGCCGAGCCCGACTGCGACCCCGTCGACTGCGGCGCCAACTACGACGGGAAAGGCGAGACGGCCATCCTCGGCGCCGCCGCCGGCATCGTCGCCGCCGGCGCCGGCACGCCGGTCGTCGTCCACTCGGGCGACCGCGTCCCCACCCAGAAGCAGGATGCGTACAAGCACGTCCTCGACGAGTTGGGCATCGCGACGGAGTTGACGCCGCGCGACTCCGCGGAGATGGTCGACGACACCGGTTTCGGCTTCTACTACCAGCCGGCGTTCAACCCCGCGGTCCACGACCTGTGGGAGCGCCGCGACATGATGGGTGTGCGCACGTTCGTCAACACCATCGAGACGCTGGCGAACCCCGCGGGCGCCTCCACGCACCTCGGCTCGTTCTACCACCTCGCGTTCGCGAAGAAGATCGTCGACACGTTCGTCGAGAGCGAGTTCCACGACCTCGATCGCGTCATCATGTTCCAGGGGATGGAGGGGTACGACGACATCCGCCCCGGCTACACGAAGGTCGCCGAGTGGACCGCCGGCGACGGCGGCAGCGAGGGTGACTCCTTCACCGACTTCGAGATCGAGACGCCCGAGTACGGGATGGACTTCGAGGAGGCCGACCTCGAGGTGGACGACGTGGCCGTCGACTCCGCGACGCTCACTGAGGAGATTGTCTCGGGCGAGCGCGACGACCACTGGACCGACGCGGTCGCGCTCAACGCCGCCTTCCGGATCTACGCCGGCGGCGACGCCGACAGCCTCGACGAGGGGCTGGAGCAGGCGCGCGCGGCCATCGACGACGGCTCCGCGGCCGCGGTGCTGGAAGACCTGCGCAACTTCTGA
- a CDS encoding DUF1611 domain-containing protein, which produces MTDRVAVLAHEMFPDRSKTANGVIRYADYEVAAVLDRERPGERVADHLPGVDDAPVVASFADVPGDVDALVIGIAPIGGGFDESWRPDVRAAIEAGCDVVSGLHYFLNDDEEFASLAADHGVELWDVRKPHDDLTVAGGRSADVDADVVLTVGTDCSVGKMTATMEIVEAARDAGIDACAIPTGQTGIMIEGWGNPVDRVVSDFTAGAVEEMILEKGDDHDLLVVEGQGSIIHPAYSAVTCGILHGAMADKLVLCHAAGREAIHGYEDTAIPPVEEYVDLYESLAAPVHEAEVVAGALNTVDVDDDAAARAAVDDFADTIDAPATDLIRFGADEVVEAIR; this is translated from the coding sequence ATGACCGATCGCGTCGCCGTCCTCGCCCACGAGATGTTCCCGGACCGCTCGAAGACCGCCAACGGCGTCATCCGCTACGCCGACTACGAAGTCGCGGCCGTCCTCGACCGCGAGCGGCCGGGCGAGCGCGTCGCCGACCACCTCCCCGGCGTCGACGACGCGCCGGTCGTCGCCTCGTTCGCGGACGTGCCCGGCGACGTGGACGCGCTCGTCATCGGCATCGCGCCCATCGGCGGCGGCTTCGACGAGTCGTGGCGCCCGGACGTGCGCGCGGCCATCGAGGCCGGGTGCGACGTGGTCTCGGGCCTCCACTACTTCCTGAACGACGACGAGGAGTTCGCGAGCCTCGCTGCCGACCACGGCGTCGAGTTGTGGGACGTTCGGAAGCCCCACGACGACCTCACCGTCGCCGGCGGGCGCTCGGCGGACGTGGACGCCGACGTGGTGCTCACCGTCGGCACCGACTGCTCGGTGGGCAAGATGACCGCGACGATGGAGATCGTCGAGGCCGCCCGCGACGCCGGCATCGACGCCTGCGCCATCCCCACGGGCCAGACCGGCATCATGATCGAGGGGTGGGGGAACCCCGTCGACCGCGTCGTGAGCGACTTCACCGCCGGCGCCGTCGAGGAGATGATCCTGGAGAAGGGCGACGACCACGACCTGCTCGTCGTCGAGGGCCAGGGGAGCATCATCCACCCCGCCTACTCCGCCGTCACCTGCGGCATCCTCCACGGCGCAATGGCCGACAAACTGGTGCTGTGTCACGCCGCCGGTCGCGAAGCGATCCACGGGTACGAGGACACCGCGATCCCGCCCGTCGAGGAGTACGTCGACCTGTACGAGTCGCTCGCCGCCCCGGTCCACGAGGCCGAGGTCGTCGCAGGCGCGCTCAACACCGTCGACGTGGACGACGACGCGGCCGCTCGCGCCGCCGTCGACGACTTCGCCGACACCATCGACGCGCCCGCGACGGACCTCATCCGCTTCGGCGCCGACGAGGTCGTGGAGGCCATCCGCTGA
- a CDS encoding DUF4350 domain-containing protein: MALGESDGRDAGGDGWATRIALLLTVAVAVAVVLGAIPGALVAGGDESPALNTSEYDTADLDTEQIPATGDIAVDGDADGTVVIDRSHANRFDRTQLRPLYEALSRAGYEVVVHDRGDLAPVLANASAFVVIDPGTPYGDEDTDAIRSFTDGGGRLLVLAEPNRVVVSGGLGGVTTSQRRSDLSNLAAEFDVSVSVGYVYHQSAHDGYYKNPLATPVGDADASGTDVALYTAASVRSTGDGEVVLRTPTGARRSGTDEVEAYPLAVRDGNALVVGDASFVAPGRYNVADNEGFLSYVVAFLAEGERPAATDGRDADGGGAGGDSDGPTPDGPGADDPTETPTPTPTPSGTPTPAGTPPATPGGPSTPGA, from the coding sequence ATGGCGCTCGGTGAGTCAGACGGTCGAGACGCCGGCGGCGACGGGTGGGCGACGCGGATCGCGCTCCTCCTCACCGTCGCGGTCGCGGTCGCGGTCGTGCTCGGTGCGATCCCGGGAGCGCTCGTCGCCGGTGGCGACGAGTCGCCGGCGCTGAACACCAGCGAGTACGACACCGCCGATCTGGACACCGAGCAGATCCCCGCGACCGGCGACATCGCGGTCGACGGCGACGCCGACGGGACGGTCGTGATCGACCGCTCGCACGCCAACCGGTTCGACCGCACGCAACTTCGACCGCTGTACGAGGCGCTCTCGCGGGCCGGCTACGAGGTCGTCGTCCACGACCGGGGCGACCTCGCACCGGTGCTGGCGAACGCCAGCGCCTTCGTCGTGATCGACCCCGGGACGCCCTACGGCGACGAGGACACCGACGCCATCCGGTCGTTCACCGACGGCGGCGGCCGCCTGCTCGTGCTCGCGGAACCGAATCGGGTCGTCGTCAGCGGCGGCCTCGGTGGTGTCACGACCTCTCAGCGCCGGAGCGACCTCTCGAACCTCGCTGCCGAGTTCGACGTCTCGGTCTCCGTCGGCTACGTCTACCACCAGTCGGCCCACGACGGCTACTACAAGAACCCGCTCGCGACCCCGGTGGGCGACGCGGACGCGAGCGGCACCGACGTGGCGCTGTACACCGCCGCGAGCGTGCGCTCGACCGGCGACGGCGAGGTCGTCCTCCGGACGCCCACGGGCGCGAGACGGTCCGGCACCGACGAGGTCGAGGCCTACCCGCTCGCCGTCCGCGACGGGAACGCCCTCGTCGTCGGCGACGCCTCGTTCGTCGCCCCCGGTCGGTACAACGTCGCCGACAACGAGGGGTTCTTGAGCTACGTCGTCGCGTTCCTCGCCGAGGGGGAGCGCCCCGCCGCGACCGACGGGAGAGACGCCGACGGCGGGGGCGCCGGCGGCGACAGTGATGGCCCCACACCCGACGGGCCCGGAGCGGACGACCCGACCGAGACGCCGACTCCGACGCCCACACCGAGCGGGACGCCCACGCCCGCCGGAACGCCGCCGGCGACCCCGGGCGGCCCGTCGACGCCCGGCGCGTAA
- the ahbB gene encoding siroheme decarboxylase subunit beta has protein sequence MGSADRERADESEGRDDWRAGLDAVDARLIDDFQSGFPVVERPFRVVGEELGIDEEEALARVEHLRERGVFRRFGAVLNPPVIGSSTLAAVSAPEDRFDEVAEVINGYRQVNHNYRRDHEWNQWFVVTAATRETRDRILAEIEERTGCEVLNLPMLTDYYIDLEFPVWNDDAFARESLESTDAGATRISEDATGGLSALERALLVEIQAGFPLTATPYRDVADAIDADVEEVLAAIERLLADGCIKRVGCVVNHIVTGFHNNCMVVWDVPDDRLDELGERVGELPYVTLCYHRPRRPEQDWEYNLFTMVHGREADAVDAKIDELAAEYLPFEHERLYSTKTLKQTGAQYEELVGE, from the coding sequence ATGGGTAGCGCCGACCGCGAGCGGGCCGACGAGAGCGAGGGGCGCGACGACTGGCGAGCGGGCCTCGACGCCGTCGACGCACGGCTGATCGACGACTTCCAGAGCGGCTTCCCGGTCGTCGAGCGACCGTTCCGCGTCGTCGGCGAGGAGTTGGGGATCGACGAGGAGGAGGCGCTCGCGCGCGTGGAACACCTCCGTGAGCGTGGCGTGTTCCGCCGGTTCGGCGCGGTGCTCAACCCGCCCGTCATCGGCTCGTCTACCCTCGCGGCGGTGTCGGCGCCCGAGGACCGCTTCGACGAGGTCGCCGAGGTGATCAACGGCTACCGGCAGGTGAACCACAACTACCGCCGCGACCACGAGTGGAACCAGTGGTTCGTCGTCACCGCCGCCACCCGCGAGACGCGCGACCGTATCCTCGCGGAGATCGAAGAGCGCACCGGCTGCGAGGTGCTGAACCTCCCGATGCTCACCGACTACTACATCGATCTGGAGTTCCCGGTCTGGAACGACGACGCGTTCGCCCGCGAGTCGCTGGAGTCGACCGACGCCGGCGCGACGCGCATCTCCGAGGACGCTACCGGCGGGCTGTCGGCGCTGGAGCGTGCGCTCCTCGTCGAGATCCAAGCGGGGTTCCCGCTCACGGCGACACCGTACCGCGACGTGGCCGACGCCATCGACGCCGACGTGGAGGAGGTGCTCGCGGCCATCGAGCGCCTGCTCGCCGACGGCTGTATCAAGCGCGTCGGCTGCGTCGTCAACCACATCGTCACCGGCTTCCACAACAACTGCATGGTCGTGTGGGACGTGCCCGACGACCGGCTCGACGAGTTGGGTGAGCGGGTGGGCGAACTGCCGTACGTGACCCTCTGCTACCACCGCCCGCGCCGGCCCGAGCAAGACTGGGAGTACAACCTGTTCACGATGGTCCACGGCCGCGAGGCCGACGCGGTCGACGCCAAGATCGACGAGTTGGCCGCAGAGTACCTCCCGTTCGAGCACGAGCGGCTGTACTCGACGAAGACGCTGAAGCAGACCGGCGCGCAGTACGAGGAGCTGGTCGGGGAGTAG
- a CDS encoding LLM class flavin-dependent oxidoreductase, producing MSDGIHLNLFTMNSVEHVSPGSWTHPADRSAEYTDREYWTDVARTAERGGFAAVFFADVRGIYDVYGGDRETAIEHAVQTPSNDPGYLVPAMAEVTDSLGFAVTKSTTYTHPYQLAREFSTLDHLTDGRVAFNVVTSYLDSAARNLGLDERMDKQTRYDRADEFLDVCYALWEDSWDDDAVVRDADAGVFTDPTKVHDIDHEGEFFDVPGPHGCEPSPQRSPVIFQAGSSDRGRDFAAANAEAVFCSQPTERGVRDYMADLRERAAALGRDPDELAFFPGVVPVVAETEAAAEAKYERLLETVDVEATLALLSGFLDMDLSALDPDQKVEHIETDAIQGTMNAFTTSDPDREWTVREVAQFSGLGTTSPVVVGTPAQVVDELQYWHEAVGVDGFNVKEVLRTGSLDDFVDLVVPELRARDLLAEPQPGETLRERLLGEGPRLSTSHPARQ from the coding sequence ATGAGCGACGGCATCCACCTCAACCTCTTCACGATGAACTCCGTGGAGCACGTCTCCCCCGGGTCGTGGACGCACCCGGCGGACCGCTCCGCAGAGTACACCGACCGGGAGTACTGGACCGACGTGGCGAGGACCGCCGAACGCGGCGGCTTCGCGGCGGTGTTCTTCGCGGACGTGCGCGGCATCTACGACGTGTACGGCGGCGACCGCGAGACGGCTATCGAACACGCGGTCCAGACGCCCTCGAACGACCCCGGCTACCTCGTGCCCGCGATGGCGGAGGTGACCGACTCGCTGGGGTTCGCGGTGACGAAGTCGACCACCTACACCCACCCGTACCAACTCGCGCGCGAGTTCTCCACGCTCGACCACCTCACCGACGGGCGCGTCGCGTTCAACGTCGTCACCTCCTATCTCGACTCCGCGGCTCGGAACCTCGGCCTCGACGAGCGGATGGACAAGCAGACCAGGTACGACCGCGCAGACGAGTTCCTCGACGTCTGCTACGCGCTGTGGGAGGACTCCTGGGACGACGACGCGGTCGTCCGCGACGCCGACGCCGGCGTGTTCACCGACCCCACGAAGGTCCACGACATCGACCACGAGGGCGAGTTCTTCGACGTGCCCGGCCCGCACGGCTGTGAGCCGTCGCCCCAGCGCAGTCCCGTCATCTTCCAGGCGGGGTCGTCCGACCGCGGGCGCGACTTCGCCGCCGCCAACGCCGAGGCGGTGTTCTGCTCGCAGCCGACCGAACGCGGCGTCCGCGACTATATGGCGGACCTGCGCGAGCGCGCCGCCGCCCTGGGGCGCGACCCCGACGAGTTGGCGTTCTTCCCGGGCGTCGTCCCGGTCGTCGCCGAGACCGAAGCCGCGGCGGAGGCGAAGTACGAGCGCCTGCTGGAGACGGTCGACGTGGAGGCGACGCTCGCGCTGCTGTCGGGCTTTCTCGACATGGACCTGTCGGCGTTGGACCCCGACCAGAAGGTCGAGCACATCGAGACGGACGCCATCCAGGGGACGATGAACGCGTTCACCACCTCGGACCCTGACCGCGAGTGGACCGTCCGCGAGGTGGCGCAGTTCTCCGGACTGGGCACCACCTCGCCTGTCGTCGTCGGGACGCCCGCGCAGGTCGTCGACGAACTCCAGTACTGGCACGAGGCGGTCGGCGTCGACGGCTTCAACGTGAAGGAGGTGTTGCGCACGGGGAGCCTCGACGACTTCGTCGACCTCGTGGTCCCCGAACTGCGCGCGCGCGACCTGCTCGCCGAACCACAACCGGGGGAGACCCTCCGCGAGCGACTGCTCGGCGAGGGGCCTCGGCTGTCCACGTCGCATCCCGCACGGCAGTGA